A single Actinomadura algeriensis DNA region contains:
- a CDS encoding 5-formyltetrahydrofolate cyclo-ligase: MHDIGTKSGLRTELLGNRATMAPRARADAGRALRDALLPVPEVEMAGTIAAYVSVGPEPDTRGLLFALWKRGTYVLLPRLLPDGDLDWASYEGPDSLAPGPRGCLEPTEPPRGPGAVASADVVLTPAVAVDGTGMRLGRGGGSYDRALARVGPAILTVALLYDDELVTAVPAEPHDRRVRAAATPSWGLVRFG, from the coding sequence GTGCACGACATCGGAACGAAGAGCGGACTCCGCACAGAACTGCTGGGTAACCGTGCCACAATGGCGCCTCGAGCGCGCGCGGACGCGGGCCGGGCGCTGCGTGACGCGCTGCTGCCGGTCCCCGAGGTCGAGATGGCCGGGACGATCGCCGCGTACGTTTCGGTCGGGCCGGAACCCGACACGCGCGGCCTCCTCTTCGCCCTCTGGAAGCGCGGGACGTACGTGCTGCTCCCCCGCCTGCTGCCGGACGGCGATCTCGACTGGGCGTCCTACGAGGGCCCGGACTCGCTCGCGCCGGGCCCGCGCGGCTGCCTGGAGCCGACCGAGCCGCCGCGCGGTCCGGGGGCCGTGGCCAGCGCGGACGTCGTCCTGACCCCGGCGGTCGCGGTGGACGGGACGGGCATGCGGCTCGGCCGCGGGGGCGGCTCCTACGACCGGGCGCTCGCCCGCGTGGGTCCCGCGATCCTGACGGTCGCGCTGCTGTACGACGACGAGCTGGTCACGGCGGTGCCCGCGGAGCCGCACGACCGGCGCGTCCGGGCGGCGGCCACCCCGTCGTGGGGCCTGGTGCGGTTCGGCTGA
- the galU gene encoding UTP--glucose-1-phosphate uridylyltransferase GalU — MTDIAPVTKAVVPAAGLGTRFLPATKATPKEMLPIVDKPAIQYVVEEAVDAGLSDVLMVTGRSKRSIEDHFDRAYELEEALRAKGDDGRLAAIRESSELAIMHYVRQGEPRGLGHAVHCARQHVGHEPFAVLLGDDMIDARDKLLQRMIEVRGRYGGSVVALMEVPADQVSAYGCAAIEATGEDDVVRISDLVEKPSAEEAPSNWIIIGRYVCDPAVFDVLEKTPPGRGGEIQLTDALRTLADMPADQGGGVYGVKFRGRRYDTGNKLEYLRTVVQFAAERPDLAGEFVPWLREFVQQHDGVGGDGNA; from the coding sequence ATGACTGATATCGCACCCGTGACCAAGGCGGTCGTTCCGGCGGCCGGGCTCGGTACCCGATTCTTGCCCGCCACCAAGGCGACGCCCAAGGAAATGCTTCCCATCGTCGACAAACCGGCCATCCAGTACGTCGTCGAAGAGGCCGTGGACGCCGGGCTCAGCGACGTTCTCATGGTCACCGGCCGTAGCAAGCGCTCGATCGAGGACCACTTCGACCGAGCCTACGAGCTCGAGGAGGCGCTGCGCGCCAAGGGCGACGACGGCCGGCTCGCCGCGATCCGCGAGTCCAGCGAGCTGGCGATCATGCACTACGTCCGGCAGGGCGAGCCGCGCGGGCTCGGGCACGCCGTGCACTGCGCCCGCCAGCACGTCGGGCACGAGCCGTTCGCCGTCCTGCTCGGCGACGACATGATCGACGCCCGCGACAAGCTGCTGCAGCGCATGATCGAGGTGCGCGGGCGGTACGGCGGCAGCGTCGTGGCGCTGATGGAGGTGCCCGCCGACCAGGTGTCCGCCTACGGCTGCGCCGCCATCGAGGCCACCGGCGAGGACGACGTCGTGCGGATCAGCGACCTCGTCGAGAAGCCGTCCGCCGAGGAGGCCCCCAGCAACTGGATCATCATCGGCCGCTACGTCTGCGACCCGGCCGTGTTCGACGTGCTGGAGAAGACCCCGCCCGGCCGCGGCGGCGAGATCCAGCTCACCGACGCGCTGCGCACCCTCGCCGACATGCCCGCCGACCAGGGCGGCGGCGTGTACGGGGTGAAGTTCCGCGGCCGCCGCTACGACACCGGCAACAAGCTCGAATACCTCCGGACCGTCGTCCAGTTCGCCGCCGAACGACCCGACCTCGCCGGGGAGTTCGTGCCGTGGCTGCGCGAGTTCGTCCAGCAGCACGACGGCGTGGGCGGCGACGGGAACGCGTGA